The DNA sequence TTTTATAATTGCTACTATACTTGTTTTTTATCATATTGCCATAAAAAGAGTTTCGATATGCCTCAATTATCTTTATACGTTGATGATGATACATTAAAAAAAGTTGCGAAAGCAGCAAAGCTTGAAAATAAATCTATTTCAAAGTGGGTTTCATCAAAAATAAAATCTTCTCTTAGTAATTCTTGG is a window from the Ignavibacteriota bacterium genome containing:
- a CDS encoding toxin-antitoxin system, antitoxin component, encoding MPQLSLYVDDDTLKKVAKAAKLENKSISKWVSSKIKSSLSNSWPEDWFSLFGSIYDESFGSIIKLEFKNDSEREFL